In Kocuria turfanensis, a single genomic region encodes these proteins:
- a CDS encoding GYD domain-containing protein has protein sequence MPLYLSKFTYTPQTWARLIAHPEDRREAARTNIASVGGTLHGFWYAFGAHDGYLLWEAPDNVSMAALALAINGGGAMSSWETTVLMSVEDTLDALRRAAQVDYRPPGT, from the coding sequence CCGCTGTATCTGTCGAAGTTCACGTACACCCCGCAGACCTGGGCCCGGCTCATCGCCCATCCGGAGGACCGCCGGGAGGCCGCGCGGACCAACATCGCCTCGGTCGGGGGCACGCTGCACGGCTTCTGGTACGCCTTCGGCGCGCACGACGGCTACCTCCTGTGGGAGGCGCCCGACAACGTCTCGATGGCCGCACTGGCCCTGGCCATCAACGGGGGCGGGGCCATGAGCTCGTGGGAGACGACCGTCCTGATGAGCGTCGAGGACACCCTGGACGCCCTGCGCCGGGCCGCGCAGGTCGACTACCGGCCGCCCGGCACCTGA